The genomic region CTCCTCTATCTTCCTCAGCGTCTTCCAGCTTCTCCTGACTATCGGGGGAAACTCGCCATGTTGCTTGTAATAGCTTTCGAGAAAAGCCCTCGTCCTCGGGTCGCTCGGATAACCTGAGCCGATTTCACCGTACCCCTTTTTCAGCTCCTCTATGGCCCTGTCGCGGGTCACCTTGGCGAGGATTGAGGCGGCCGAAACTGGCAGAAACTTGTCGTCCGCTTTATGCTCCGCCACAACCTTCACGTCGAAGCCGAGCCTATCCTTTATCCTCTCACCGAAGCGGGCCTCCTCGACGTCCGCCGAGTCTATGTAAACGACATCGGGCTTGACCTTAAGCGCATTCAGGGCCTCGCTGAACTTCTCAACTTCCAGCTCGTTCAGGGTCTCCCCGCGGGAGTCTATCTCCTCCGGGGAAAGGATCAGGATGACGTAGTCATCTGCGAGTTTCACTATCTCCTCGAAGAGCTTCTCCCTCCTCTTCGGGCTCAGCCTTTTGGAGTCCCTCACCCCAAGGGCCTTCAGCTCGGGGAGCTTTGACTCGTCGAAAACGGCCGTCGCTATGACCATCGGCCCTATCACAGGCCCCCTTCCGGCCTCGTCTATTCCTGCCACCTTCATGACCTCCACCTCGCCAGAAGGAGACCGTAGATTGCGCCGAGGATTACGGTGGCTATACCGCTCGGCGGGATTGCGGTGTAGTAGGCCAGAACAACCGAGGACAGCTGGACGGTGAGGGTCGTGAAGAGGCTCACCGCGAGAACCTTCCTCAGGTCGTTGCTTACCATCAGTGCTATCGCCCCGGGAAGAACCGCCACAACCTGAAGGGTTATCAGCCCAACGGTCTGGACTATAAGCGCGCCTATGGCACCAACGAGAACGTAGAGAACCATGAGGTAGGCCCTCGCGTTGCCCCCGTAGCTCTCAACTCCTTCGGGATCGAAGCTCAGGTAGAGGAAGTCCCTGTAAAGGAAGAGGAGGGTGAAGAATATCGCAGTCCCTCCGGCCACCAAAAGAACTAGGTCATCGAGGGAGATGAGGAATATGTCTCCGGTGAGGTAAGAGACTATGTTCTCTGTCAGGGGGAAGTAGGGTCTCGTTGCCATCACCTTGTAGAGTACTCCGAAGCCGAGAACAGTCAACCCCGCAACGAAGCTTGCCGTTATTCCCACGGCAGAATCCGGGGTAAAGCCTATCTTCTCCAGCTCCGCTATGGTGAGGACGACAGCTATCGTCACGGCCAATGCGACCAGAAGAACGAGGGAATAGCTGTTCAGCAGGAGCGCGAGTATCATTCCGAGTACTGCCCCGAAAAGGAGCGCGTGAAAGAGGGCGTGCGTTAAGAAGGCCAGCCCCTTGGTGTTTATGAGGGGACTCAGAAAGCCGAGCAGGACGCTCACCATAACGCTCGCGAGGAGGGCCCTCAGGATGAACTCGGGAATCATAGGTGCCCACCCCTGTGGACGTGGAAGTCCCCGGTTATGCAGTAAATCTTCCCGCCCATGGGTATTACCCTGGCCATGGGGCCGTAGACGGACTTCACGACCTCATCGGTGAGAACCGCCTCGGGCCTTCCGAAGGCTATCAGCCTCCTGTTTATGAGCATAACAAGGTCTCCAATCTCAAGGAGCGGGTTTATGTCGTGGGTGGTTATTATCATCGTCACGCTTTTCATCCTCTTTATCTTGTCCAGAACGTTCGCGACCTCTGCCCTGGCACTGGGGTCGAGAGCCGAGAGGGGCTCATCTAAAAGGAGGAGCTTCGGGTCGCTCATCAGGGCCCTCGCGAGGAGAACCCTCTGCTTCTGGCCCCCACTCAGCTCCCTGAACAGCTTGTTCTCTACACTGCCAAGCCCGACGAAGTTCAGGGCCTTTCTGGCCCTATCTATAACCTCGGGGGGTATTTTGAAATGGACGAAACCTCTCCTGTAAATCCCGCCCATGGCGACAACTTCGAGGGCCGTGAGGGGGACGCGCTCGTTGAGGGCATGGCTCTGGGGCACGTAGCCTATCAGCTCCCTCGCATTGCAGGGTTCCCGCCCGAAGACCTCAAGCTTTCCCGTGTATTCCCTGTGAAAGCACGCTATCGTCTTGAGCAATGTCGTCTTTCCGGCACCGTTCGGCCCGAGCAGGAGTAGCGTTTTCCCCTCCTCCAGCGTGAACGTAACGTCGCTGAGCGCTGGCTTTCCGCTGTAGGATATCGTCAGGTTCTCGGCCTTTACCGCCTCCATCTCACCAACCAAGCTCCTTTCACGGGGCGACCTTTTAAGCTTTGATGTCCGGTCCTTTTTGCAAAAAATTTTTAAAATCTTGCCAGAACTCAAAGTGAAGAATTTTTGCGGGGGTAAGCTTATAAGGGGTAAATGAGAGCGGAGGGAGGTGATGCTCATGGCGTACCGCAAGAACGGAAAGAAAAAGGACAGGCACGTTGAAGGGGATGAGGTAATCCGCGTTCCCCTCCCGGACAGGAGTAAGGGACAGCTCTTCGGGGTTATAGAGCAGGCCCTTGGAGCGGGATGGATGGACGTCCGCTGTGAGGACGGCAAGGTGAGGAGATGCAGAATTCCCGGCAAGCTGAGGAGAAGGATGTGGATGCGCGTTGGAGACGTCGTCATAGTCCAGCCCTGGCCCGTTCAGACGGACGAGAGGGGCGACATAGTCTATCGCTATACCAGAACCCAGGTGGACTGGCTCCTCAGGAAGGGCAAGATAACCCAGGACTTCCTCACAGGCGGGGAGCTTTTGCTCTGAACCGAGTGATGGTTCATGAGAGAAGAGCTCATTGAGAGGGAAATCGAGGAAGTCCTTGGCCTCAGGGAGAGGCGGGAGAAGGACAGCGAGCTCTACAAGATAGCCAACGAGGTCTTTGACAGAACTACGAAGGAGACCCTTGCTTATCTCCACAGGCGCGGGAAAATCGAGGAACTCTACGGCGTCATAAGCACTGGCAAAGAGGCCAACGTCTTCGCCGGAATCGATGGCGAGGGCAGAAGGGTCGCCGTGAAGATATACAGGACTTACACGACGGAGTTCAGGAGGATATGGGAGTACCTGGCTGCTGACCCGCGCATCGGCTACCTCCCGAAGGACATGAGGAAGCTCGTCTTCCAGTGGACAAGGAGGGAGTTCAAGAACCTCCAGCGGGCCATCAAGTACGCGGTTCGCGCTCCAGAACCCATAGCCTTCCGGAACAACGTGCTGGTGATGGAGTTCATAGGGGACGAGAGCCCCGCTCCGAGGCTTAAGGACATCGAGAAGTCCCTCTCAAAGGAGGACTTCGAGGAGCTCTACTCCTACCTCATCGGAACCATAGAGAGGCTCTGGAAGCGCGGTGACATGGTGCACGGTGACCTGAGCGAGTACAACGTCCTCCTCTGGGATTCACCGGTGATAATCGACTGGTCTCAGGCAACGGTTAAGAGGAACAGGATGAGCGTGGAGCTCCTTAAGAGAGACTTGAGGAACGTTATAAGCTACTTCGCGAGAAAAGGAGTTGACGTTGACGATTACGATGAAAAGCTCCGCGAGCTGTTGGGGTGAGAGAATGGACGAGTTTGAGAGACTCCTCAAGAAGTATGAAAGGATTGACAAGGATGGAAGGGTGGTTGAAGAAGAGAAAGGGGAAGAAATAAGCTACTTCGCCGAGGGAGAGCAGGAGGAGTTCGTTAGGATTCCTAAGGAAAGGATAGCCGTCCTCATCGGGAAGAAGGGGCAGACGAAGAAGGAAATCGAGAGGAGAACCGGGACGAGGATAGAGGTTGACAGCGAGACGGGGGAGGTCTTCATAACCTCGACAAAGGAAACCAAAGACCCCCTGGCGGTGTGGAAGGCGAGGGATGTGGTTCTAGCCATTGGAAGGGGCTTCTCCCCGGAGAGGGCCTTCAGGCTCTTCAACGAGGGGGAGACCCTTGAGGTCATAAACCTCCCCGACATCATAATCGGGAACGACAAGAACGCCCTGCCCAGGGTCAGGGGCAGGATAATCGGCAGGAAGGGCAGGACAAGGGAGATAATCGAGGAGATGAGCGGGGCCGATGTAAGCGTTTACGGTAAGACCGTTGCGATAATAGGAAACCCGATTCAGGTGGAAGTTGCAAAGACGGCAATAGAAAAGCTCGCTAAGGGTTCTCCCCACGGTGTCGTTTACAAGTACCTTGAGAGGAGGAAGAAGGACCTCGAACTGGAAAGCTCGGCCTATTACGAGGCACTTGAAAGGGATTTTGAGGAGGAATGAAGATGGCAGAGGCGAGTCAACTCTTTAAGGAGTTCAAAATCCAGAGCGTCAGCGAGTTCTTCAGGCGAAACGCGGCAATGCTTGGCTACACCGGCAAGGTCCGCTCTCTCACAACGCTCGTCCATGAGGCGGTGACCAACTCCCTCGATGCATGCGAGGAGGCTGGGATTCCGCCCTACATAAGGGTCGAGATTGAGGAACTTGGAAGGGAGCACTACAAGGTCGTGGTGGAGGACAACGGACCGGGAATTCCCGAGAAGTACATAACCCACGTCTTCGGGAAGATGCTCGCGGGAACCAAGGCCCACAGGAACATACAGAGTCGCGGTCAGCAGGGTATTGGTATAAGTGGCGCAGTCATGTTCGCCCAGATAACGAGCGGAAAGGCAACGCGCGTCATAACCTCGACGGGGGATGATGTAATCGAGGCGTGGGTTAAAATCGACGTTGACAAGAACGAGGGTAAAATCGTAAAGAAGGAAAAGCATCCAAACCCCGAGAAGTGGCACGGGACGAGGATAGAGCTTGAGGTCAAGAACGTTAAGTACATGCGCTCGAAGCAGGGCGTCTACTGGTACCTCAAGCTCACAGCCATAGCCAACCCCCACGCCCACATCGAGCTGATTGAACCCGATGGCAGACTCGTGGTGTTCCCCCGGTCGAGCGACGAGGTTCCCAAGCCACCGGTTGAGATGAAGCCCCACCCGCGCGGTGTTCTCACGGACGACGTCTACCGGATGGCGAAGAAGACCAAGCGTCAAACGGTGAGGCGCTTCCTGATAGGCGAGTTCTCGCGCATAAGCGACAAGAAGGTAGATGAGCTAATCGAGTACATAGCTGCCCTGAGGCTGATAAAGACCGAGAAGGACAAGAAGGTTCAGGAACAGCTCTACGAGAGGCTCGCTAAGGGTGAGGTAAAGGCCGTCCTCCGCTCCTTCAGGGGCTATACAAAGGTCGTCAAGCAGGTTGCGAAGCTCATGGAGAAGCCACCCGAGAAGCTCACCTGGCACGAGGCTGAAGAAATAGTTGAGGCCTTCAAGTACATGAAGTTTTTGGCCCCTCCAACCCACGGCTTGAGGCCGATAGGCGAGGAGAACATCGAGAAAGGCCTTAGGGGAATCCTCAAGCCGGAGTTCGTTACGGCAATCACGAGGCCACCGAAGGTCTACTCCGGCGGAATACCCTTCCAGGTCGAGGTTGGCCTCGCCTACGGCGGTGAGATTCCGGCGGGCTTTGAACTCCTCAGGTACGCCAACAGGGTTCCGCTCCTCTTCGATGCCGGCTCGTGTGTGACGACTCAAGCGGCACGCTCGATAGACTGGAAGAGGTACAAGATAGACGACCTCGATAGGGCGCCCCTTGTCCTCATGATAAACGTTGTATCAGTTCACGTTCCCTACACGGGAACCGGAAAGCAGAGCATAGCGAGCGTTGAGGAGATATACAACGAGATACGCCTTGCCATAATGGACGCGGCGAGAAGGTTGCAGACCTATCTCAGTGGCAAGCACAGGAAGCTCTACCAAGTTAAGAGGAGGAAGACCTTCGAGAAGTACGTGCCCGAGATAGCGAGGGCGCTGAGCATACTAACCGGCGAACCCGAGGAGGCCATTAGGGAGTACTTCCTAAGGTTTATCGAGGGCCATTTTGCATCCAAGGAGGCTCCGGTGGAGGTGAGCGAGAATGCCTAAGCGCAGAATCCACCGCGAGAGGCCAAAGGAGCGCTTCTCCTACGACCCGAAGAAAGTCCTCAGCAAGCTTGAAGAATACGGGAGGAAAGTCCTTGAGGAGATTAAGGCCGGGAAGAACCCCTACTTCGATATCCCGATGCGCGGTCTAAACAACGTCTACTTCGACGAGAAGTCAAGACTCATCAGGATGGGCGACAAGCTCTCAAGGAGATACTTCCTCAACGTGGCCCACGCCAGAAAGTTCATGCAGACCCTCCTGATAATGGCCTACGTCAAGCGTTTGGTCGCTGAAAACAAGCACGCGAGCCTCCGTGAAGCCTACTACGCCAACAAGCACACCATCCCCGGAACAAAGGAGAACACCTTCGAAGACCAGCGCGAGAGCGACCCCATCATAGAGGACTTGGAGAGAATGCTCGGGGTTCTGCGCGAGGAGATGCACATCACCGCCGACAGGCGTGGCTACATCTACGGGGACATAGTCATAAAGGATGGCGAAGACGAGTTCAACGCCTCAAGGCTGGGAATGGGAGGATGGGCCGTTCCGGGAACGGTTGAGCACATCCAGTTTCCGGAGATAAACGTTGACTACGCTCTAGTCGTGGAGACAGCAGCTATGGCAGACCGTCTCATCGAGGAAAAGTTCCCGAGGAGGGAGAACGCCCTCATCATAGCGACGCAGGGCCAGGCATCGCGTGGCGTCAGGAGGTTAATCCACAGGCTCCACTACGAGGAAGGCTTACCAATCATAGTCTTCACAGACGGCGACCCCTACGGTTGGTACATCTACTCCACGATAAAGCAGGGTTCAATCAACCTCGCCTACCTCAGCGACAAGCTGGCAACGCCCGAGGCAAAGTTCGTCGGCATGACAATGGACGACATAAAGCGCTACGGCCTTGAGAACGTCACGGAGAAGCTGAAGGGCATACCCCCCAACAAGAAGGGTGGCCCAACCGGTGACTACAAGAGAATCCTTGAGGAGATGGAGTATCCCTGGTTCCAGAACAGGGAGTGGCAGAGACAGCTCAAGATGGCCCTCAAGTGGGGTGTCAGGATTGAACAGCAGGCTCTGGCAAACAAGTCCCTTGAGTTCGTGGCCAAGGAGTACCTGCCCGAAAAGATAAACAGCGGTGATCTGCTGCCATGACGACGACCGAGGAGCTTGTGGCGCAGGTCAACAAGATACTCGATGACATCGGGATAGACCTCGGCAGGCACTTTGAGAGGTTTGACCCGGTAGAGCTGGCCCTTAACCTAAAGTCCAACCTCTCCCTCCTCAGCGAGCTTGAGGAGGAGCTTGAGAGGCGCGTCGGCGACACGGCTCCTTCGGTCAGGTTCGTGGACAAAAAGAGCCGTGACCCTCACCTCCAGTGGATATACAGGAAGAAGCACAACAGGACGCTCGCCCTTGAGAGGCTTCGCTCGGCAATTACCGCCCACAAGATAGCGCTCGCCCACCTCTCCGCCAGCTACTCCTTTTTTCTAGGGAAGAAGGAGATAAGTCTGGACGAAATCAGAAAGGAAAACGTCCGGAAGGTCAGGGCGGAGGAAAGACCCTTCCGCCTCGGCAGGCTTGAAATACTCCCCCATCTGGCCTACTCCGGGGACGTCCTCCGACTGCTCGCGAGGGAAGGCGTCAACGTCAGGGAGGCCTTCAAGTTCATAAAGGGCAAGCTCAGGGAGAGGGGCACCATCAGGACGAGGAGTTTGAGGATAGAGGTCGAGTACTTTGAAAACAACAGGCTGAAGAAGGCGAGGCTGGACATACCGGCCGATGCGGACATAGAGATGGAGCTGAGGAAGCGCTTCGGCAGGCGGTTCCGCTGGCGCGTCCTGAGCTTCGTCAAAACCCGGGGTGTCCTCATAAACAACCACTACACCGTTGACAACCTTGCTCTGGCGTATGCCGTCCTCGATCCAGAGAAAGGAGCCGAAAAGCTCGGCCTCGACATCTTCCGCTACTACTTCCTCACCTCACCTGCGGACAGGGAAACCCTCAGCCTCTACCCGGGGATAAAGTCCTGCGTTGACTGCCACTACTCAATCCTCGACCTTCCATTCAGGCACGAGGAGAAATTCAGGACGGGAACTGGTAGTATGTTCCTGATAAGGAAGTGCGAGCTTGAGCGGGAGCTCGTGGGGAGGAAGAAGGACATAAGCGGCATACCCAACCACCTTCTCGGCGGGGTTCTGCTCTACGGCATGAGCGACTACGACGAAGAAAGGGTCGCCGAGATACTGGGCATAGACGAGGATGAGCTCAGGGAAGCCATCAGGAAGTTCGTCATCTCCGGCCTTCACAGGGTTCTGTTCCCCGGCACGGACAAGTTCGATAAGTTCATGCCCAAGAGCGAGAGGGCAAAGCGCTTCCTTGACCTCCTTCAGGGGTGAGAGGATGCGTGTCGAGGTCAGCGCGAGAACCTATGATGAGCTCCTCCGGAAGCTGGAGGGGCTGGATGAGAGGGTGAGGGAGGTTTACGTGAACCTGAGGCCCACTAAGGAGGTCGTCGTCAAGATACTTGAGAACGCCCCCAACGTTGAGAAAATCTCCTGCCCGCCGAGTCTCTATCCAAAGGTCTCTAAAAAGGTCATTGGGGCCCTCAAACAGCTGGGCGTCCAGCTCGTCCCCGAGAAGAAGCCGAGGGGGAGGCCGAAGAAATACGACGAAGAAACTCTGAGGCTCGTTCGGGAGCTGGCCAGCAAGGGCGTTCCGGCCAGGGAGATAAGCTCCCGTCTCGGGATACCTCTGAGAACGGTTTACTATCTGGTTAGGGAAGATGCCAGGAGATAAGGTTATTAACTTCTTCCCCTATACAGTGGGGGTGTTTGTCTATGGGACGTTTTGAACCGATGAGAGGGGCAGTTGATTCTATAAATTCGTATCTCTCCGAAGAGTACGAAGAGGAGAGGATTGGGTTTGCAGTCGAAGAGATGAAGCTCTCTGATAACGGAGACTACGTGGCCGTTCTTGTGAGAGATGACTACGATTCCCGCTTTTTGCACGTTTTTGAGACGTCGGGTAAACCCCTATCCGGATGGGAAAAGGGGGTTCCAATTTCCTGCCAATCGGAGGTTATAATCTTCCCCGGAAAGGAATACGTCGGGGTGTTTTCAAAATGTGGAGGGGGAGAAATCACGTTGTATCCCCTCTCCGGAAGTCCCCGCGAGGAGGCCAAGAGAATAACGTTCTCAAAACCGCCGATATACGTGTTCCTGACGGCCAACGACCGGGTGATTATCTTTGGGGACATGAGGCTTAATTTCACTGCCCCCGCCGAAGTGGAGGTCGTCTTTATACCGAGACTTCCCGGTGGTTACGCCTTTTTCCACAGCATATACGACACTCCGGAGGAGGTCTACATTCTGCATACGTTTAAGGAACCCGGGGGCAAAAAGATGTTTTTGCGTGTTGGGAAGGTTCCCTACCCCCTCTATCCCTACTACTCACCTCTAGAGTTCTGGGATGGTGTTGAGGTGCTCTTCAGCAATCCCTCTCCCCAACCAATAAAGGGAACCATAGGCGACATCTTCGTCGGGGATAGGCACTACGCCCTGCTCGGAACTAAAATGGGCAAGGAGCTGTACCTGATAATCGACAGAAAACTTTCTATCCTCCCCCTCCCCGGCGAACTTGTCTTTGCCCGCTTTACCGATAGGGGCCTTTTCATAGTTCTTGGACAGTTCAGGGGTTATCTCTACGGGGGCTTCGTCCCTCACGACCGGCTTGAGTCAAAGAAACCTCTGCTCATTGACGAGCTTGAGGACAGAACCCTCTTCGGCAGGTATAACCCTGAGTTCCTCGACCCCAAGTTTGCAGGTATCTCCAGGAGTGGGGATGTGCTCTACCTCGGTAGGACATCCGGAAAGACGAGTTCAAGTGGAGATTTCTACTACTACCTCTTAAAGGACAACCCCTACCTCTACTCCCATAGGGCGGGAGAGGAGGCGCAGGAGCGGGAAGAGGAGGGTGAGTCCCTGAGCGATGTTCTGGAGACCTTTAAGGGCCTTATACTCTACGGTCCCCCCGGAACGGGTAAAACGAAAACGGCCGTGGAACTGGCAAAGAGGGCCGAGCGTTTTGAGATTGTCACATTTCACCAATCGTACAGCTACGAGGACTTCATAGAGGGATTCAGACCTGTGGAGAAAAACGGAGGTTTGGTGTATCTTGTGAGCGACGGTGTTCTTAAGAGAATGGCGATTGAGGCAATTTATCGTGGACTCAGGGGCTCAACTTCAGGGGATTACACCGAGATGAAAAGGGAAGTCTTGGAGTTCCTTGAAAAGAGAAGGAGAGGAGAGAAAGTTGAATTCAACCCGCGCGGAAGGTACGTCCTTATCATCGACGAGATAAACAGGGGAAACATATCCCGGATTCTTGGTGAGGCGATAACCCTCCTAGACCCCGATAAGAGACTTGGAGGGGAAATGGAAACCATTATCACTCTCCCCTACTCAGGAGAGCCCTTTGCTCTTCCCCCCAACCTTTTCATTGTTGGCACAATGAACTCAACGGACAGAAGCATAGCCTTTCTCGACATGGCCCTCAGGAGGCGCTTTGCCTTCGTTGAACTTCTCCCCCAGCCGGAACTGTTGGGGAGCGTTGAGGTCGGCGGCGTAAACCTCCAGCATTTACTCGTGAGGATAAACGAGGCCATAGAAGAGGAGAGGGGCAAGGACTACACCATAGGACACGGTTACCTTATGGAGGTTGCTCTGGCAAAAGACAGGGTCAGGGCCCTGAGGAGGGTCTTCTACTACAAGATACTTCCGCTGCTCCAGGAGTACTTCTACGGTAACTGGGAAGCCCTAAGGAGGGCCCTTCCCGGCTTTAGTTTCATAGACGAGAAGGGTAGAATAGCCGAAATGAGTGATGAAGAGTTCATAGAAACTCTCAGGCGACTGGTGAGTGAAAAATGAGAGAGGTTATTGTGAGGTTGCATGAATTTGAGAGGGTTTCCCTGAGCAAGCTAAGGGCCCTGGGAGTTGACGTTTCCCACTCAGAGCTTTCCCATTTCGTTGAAATTATCAACACCATCCACGGAAGGGAACACAGAGTGTTCAGCATAGAATACTCCCCCCGGAGACGGGAGCACTATCTAAGGGCACATGGTAGTATTGGCTTTGCATATTATGTCCGGAGAGGTAAGAGAATGACCTTTCAGGTTCTCCCCAAGCCGTTCAGAGCTGACCCGGATGACAGGAGGTCAATCCAGTTTTTTCTTCACCTCCTCAATCTCGCAAAGGGCATGAACCTTGAACGCGGGCACCTTAATGCCCTGGGGGATGAATACAGCAGGAGTGGTGACATAGACGAGCTTTTCAAGAGCATGTACGTCCTTCTGCTCTCGAAGGCCCTGGGAGAGGGCCCCTACCTTGAGTATGGGGAAATAGAAGAGAACTCCAAGGTCATAAGGGGCAGGATACTGGTGAGTAAAATGGCTAGGAGGCCTCCCTGGGAGCCGGAGGTACCGGTGAGGTATTCCTTAATGCTCGAAAACAATCCTTTAAACAGGGTTTTAAAGGGAGCCCTTGCCATCGTCATGTCCACCGCTAAATGGAAGCCAACAAAAAGGCTCGGTGGGATACTGATGGGTGCGTTTCAGGGTGTTGACCTCCCCCACCCGGGGGACGGGGCTAAAGTGGCATTCAACCATCTCAACGAGAGGTTCAGAACGGTGTTTAATCTCGCGGAGACCATACTGTCCGCCTTTACAGGTCTTGGTACTGGGGATAGAATACTCCCCGGCATCTTCATAAGCATGGATGAGCTCTTTGAGGCACTTGTTTATCAGACAATAAGGAGTGCACTTGGAAGGGAGGCGGAAGTCAGGTTTGAGGAAAGTTTGCCCCACATAATCCGAAACGCCAGGGAGTACGAAATTAAGAGAAGGGCCGTTTTTATGATGGGAAACCCCCTGCCGGATATAACGATACGAACCGAAAAAGGTTCTTGCATTGTTGAAGTGAAGTATCGAGACCTCTACGTTCGACTCAACAATGAAGGCAGAAGGGTAAGAAAGCTTGTAAGAAACAGTTCCGAGCTTTATCAGGCCTATGCCTACGCAAAACTCTTTGGAGGGGGAGTTCTGCTGATTTACCCAAGACTTGAGGGCAGGTACAACTACTGGCTTCCGGACTTTTTCACCGCGGGGGGAGACGATGTGCTGAGGTTCTTTGATGGAACCAAACTGGGAATT from Thermococcus sp. harbors:
- a CDS encoding AAA family ATPase translates to MGRFEPMRGAVDSINSYLSEEYEEERIGFAVEEMKLSDNGDYVAVLVRDDYDSRFLHVFETSGKPLSGWEKGVPISCQSEVIIFPGKEYVGVFSKCGGGEITLYPLSGSPREEAKRITFSKPPIYVFLTANDRVIIFGDMRLNFTAPAEVEVVFIPRLPGGYAFFHSIYDTPEEVYILHTFKEPGGKKMFLRVGKVPYPLYPYYSPLEFWDGVEVLFSNPSPQPIKGTIGDIFVGDRHYALLGTKMGKELYLIIDRKLSILPLPGELVFARFTDRGLFIVLGQFRGYLYGGFVPHDRLESKKPLLIDELEDRTLFGRYNPEFLDPKFAGISRSGDVLYLGRTSGKTSSSGDFYYYLLKDNPYLYSHRAGEEAQEREEEGESLSDVLETFKGLILYGPPGTGKTKTAVELAKRAERFEIVTFHQSYSYEDFIEGFRPVEKNGGLVYLVSDGVLKRMAIEAIYRGLRGSTSGDYTEMKREVLEFLEKRRRGEKVEFNPRGRYVLIIDEINRGNISRILGEAITLLDPDKRLGGEMETIITLPYSGEPFALPPNLFIVGTMNSTDRSIAFLDMALRRRFAFVELLPQPELLGSVEVGGVNLQHLLVRINEAIEEERGKDYTIGHGYLMEVALAKDRVRALRRVFYYKILPLLQEYFYGNWEALRRALPGFSFIDEKGRIAEMSDEEFIETLRRLVSEK
- a CDS encoding restriction endonuclease — its product is MREVIVRLHEFERVSLSKLRALGVDVSHSELSHFVEIINTIHGREHRVFSIEYSPRRREHYLRAHGSIGFAYYVRRGKRMTFQVLPKPFRADPDDRRSIQFFLHLLNLAKGMNLERGHLNALGDEYSRSGDIDELFKSMYVLLLSKALGEGPYLEYGEIEENSKVIRGRILVSKMARRPPWEPEVPVRYSLMLENNPLNRVLKGALAIVMSTAKWKPTKRLGGILMGAFQGVDLPHPGDGAKVAFNHLNERFRTVFNLAETILSAFTGLGTGDRILPGIFISMDELFEALVYQTIRSALGREAEVRFEESLPHIIRNAREYEIKRRAVFMMGNPLPDITIRTEKGSCIVEVKYRDLYVRLNNEGRRVRKLVRNSSELYQAYAYAKLFGGGVLLIYPRLEGRYNYWLPDFFTAGGDDVLRFFDGTKLGIFGYEISRIGDGVVVDGSGVSLEEGLRERVREFLLDFCGEL